A single window of Solanum dulcamara chromosome 5, daSolDulc1.2, whole genome shotgun sequence DNA harbors:
- the LOC129889490 gene encoding RNA-binding KH domain-containing protein PEPPER-like: protein MVFSAVTDSFPPSNQESSAVAPPPKSFAVKSEVTNSLPTEMVAVKPEAAGESLAIVQKWPGWPGDNVFRLVVPLVKVGSIIGRKGELVKRMCDETGARIRVLEGPLGNADRIVLISGREDPDAQVSPAMNAAFRIFKRVAGLNDDDPGAAAAGVAFCSSRLLVASSQAIHLIGKHGSTIKSIQERSGASLRVLSEDDVAPYATADERIVEIHGEGLKVLDAFEAVVGLLRKFLVDHSMIPIFEKTCNANISQDRLAESWADKSQSSKFQPSVPAPASQAAAVSDYSFSMNRDIYLLDHETPMDSTLSRYGQATGLGGIRASVAGRAGPIVTQITKVMQVPLAYAEDIIGVGGGNIAYIRRTSRAALTVQESRVPEEITIEIKGTSSEVQTAEQLIQEFINNHKEPAPRMYGMREPGFGSFSRYGDPYSSSSFDSQHFEGYGSSSLGGYNRYRY, encoded by the exons ATGGTGTTTTCTGCTGTAACCGACTCATTTCCACCGTCAAATCAAGAATCATCTGCGGTGGCGCCGCCGCCGAAATCGTTTGCTGTAAAATCCGAGGTTACCAATTCGCTGCCGACTGAAATGGTTGCTGTAAAACCTGAGGCTGCTGGGGAATCGCTTGCGATTGTGCAGAAATGGCCGGGTTGGCCTGGAGACAACGTTTTCCGTCTAGTTGTGCCACTTGTGAAAGTTGGTAGTATAATTGGGCGTAAGGGAGAACTTGTAAAGAGGATGTGTGATGAGACTGGCGCCCGCATTCGTGTCTTGGaaggccctcttggcaatgctGATCGAATC GTCCTAATATCTGGAAGAGAAGATCCAGATGCACAAGTATCTCCGGCAATGAATGCTGCTTTTAGAATATTCAAGCGTGTTGCTGGACTAAACGATGATGATCCAGGAGCAGCAGCTGCTGGTGTTGCATTTTGCTCTTCAAGGTTACTGGTGGCTTCTTCACAAGCTATTCACTTGATCGGGAAACATGGTTCTACGATCAAGTCAATCCAGGAAAGATCTGGTGCCTCGCTGCGAGTGTTATCTGAGG ATGATGTGGCCCCTTATGCCACTGCGGATGAAAGGATTGTTGAAATTCATGGAGAAGGTTTGAAGGTGCTTGATGCTTTTGAGGCGGTTGTTGGACTACTGAGAAAGTTTTTGGTTGATCATAGTATGATACCTATATTTGAAAAGACG TGCAATGCAAATATCTCTCAAGATCGGCTAGCGGAGTCCTGGGCTGATAAATCACAGTCCTCAAAGTTCCAGCCTTCTGTTCCTGCACCTGCATCCCAAGCTGCAGCAGTTTCTGATTATTCCTTTTCCATGAACCGAGACATTTACTTACTTGATCACGAAACTCCCATGGACTCTACACTATCACGATATGGACAGGCTACTGGACTTGGTGGCATACGTGCTTCTGTGGCTGGCCGAGCTGGTCCTATAGTAACACAG ATAACAAAGGTTATGCAAGTACCGCTGGCGTATGCTGAGGACATCATTGGTGTTGGTGGAGGCAATATAGCATATATTCGCCGAACAAGTAGGGCGGCTCTCACTGTGCAAGAGAGCAGAGTACCTGAGGAAATAACTATAGAGATTAAGGGTACCTCATCAGAAGTTCAAACAGCTGAACAGCTTATTCAG GAGTTCATTAACAACCACAAAGAGCCAGCCCCGAGAATGTATGGGATGCGTGAGCCTGGATTTGGTTCTTTTTCACGTTACGGTGACCCCTATTCATCATCTTCATTTGACTCTCAGCATTTTGAGGGGTATGGATCTTCTAGTTTAGGAGGATACAACAGGTATAGATACTAA